The following nucleotide sequence is from Lacinutrix sp. Hel_I_90.
GTTATCAAATCTACATAAACCGAAGACGCTATCGCTTCAGAATTATATATGGCAACAACAATTTCATTAATATTCTCGGTATGGATGATACTGTGAATATCATCTTGTTCAAACTTTTTAATTGCCTTAAATTTAACAGAGGCCTTCCGTTCCTCTTCACAATTTATAAAACCAATAATTTGATAATTAGGATCGGCCTGTTTTAAGGACGCAATAATCGCCTCAATATTTTCCGTTTCGCCCACTAACAAGACTCTTTTAAAAAACCTTGGAGAAGCTATAACGTTAATATAGGCGGTACGCCAAACCAATAAAACTAATAATATTGCAAGATAAAAATAGAGAATTTGAATACGATTATCTGGTAAAGACGGCGTATAATAAGGCGTTAATAAATACACTAAAACGGTGACAGATGTCGTAAGAATTATAGCTCCTGTTACGGTTTCTAACTTGCTTGACTTTTGTAAATCGTATAGTTCAAAAATGGTTCCAAAAACCATAATATAGAGGGCTAAAACAATGAGCCACCGCCAATTGTTTTCATCAATTCTAAAATAATAAAAGCCAGAAATACGACTTAATCCATAGAGCGCCAAACCAATAAACAGCAAGTCAAAAAGACGTAAAAGAATTTTACGCTCTGAGATTTCAAAATGAATTTTAGAGCTAGACATACTTTGTTTGGTTGTTACTCACACCGCAAAGATAGTAAGTTATCTATGGATGGCAAGAAATTAACTTAATGTGTTAATCCATAACTTTTTAACAATAGCCCAATCAAAACCTTGGACTTTAAGTCTGGCGTTTTTAACGAATAACATAGTTTCTTCAGGATTATTTATAAGTTGCATTATTGCATTAACAAAGGCCTCTGCATTATTTGGCTCAACTAAAATTCCTGTTTTATAATCGTCAATTAAAAAGGGCAATCCACCAACATTAGTTGAAATAACGGGTAATCCTAGAGCCATAGCTTCAATAATACTTACCGGCATATTATCAAAATTAGTCGTATTAATAAAAACAGTCTCGTTTTTAGCTAAGGCCACCCATTCTTTTTTTGATAATTTCCCGGTGAATGTAACGTCTAAATTTAAGCGGTTTGCATAGTCTTTTGTTTCTTCTAAACTACCATCATTATCAGGCCCTACCATACATAAAGTAGCCGCTACCCCTTTTAATTTTAAACCATGAAACACCTCTACCGCTAATTTAGGATTATAGATTCTTGAAAACGAACGCACCCAAAGTAACTTTATCCCGTCAAACTTCCGTTCCTGAAATTCATATTTTTTTATGTTAATTGCATTCGGTATGATTTTAATATTAGTAAAACCGTACGCTTCAAAATGCGCCTTTATATAGCCTGAAGGTGCAATATTAATCCACGCATTTTTAAAGATGGCCGCGCTTAATGTCGGATTGTTTTTTAAACGATTTGGTAGATTCCCACCATGAAGTATTGGAATGTACTTTAAGTTTAGCAAAAGACATAACTGGCTGCATAAATAGGCATAATAAAAATTTTGTGTACTGTACGTATCTATTAAAACATAATCTGTTTTTTTAGCATATTTTAAAATAGAAAATAACATCTCTAATAGTCGTAATCCTTTATTGGTTTGCTTAGAAACAGATTTTACCCGAAACCCTTCTGCTTGCAATGCTGCACTTAGGGTTTCAATGGTCGTGACCGTTTTTCCTTTTTGCGAGAGCTTGTTTCCTATGTATAGGAGGTTTTTCATTTAACAAATTATAATTTATAAAGTGAAAGATCACCTTCGGTGTGTACTGGAGTCAATTCAGACCCATAGGCTTTGTTTCTGGTCACAATATAGTTTACACCTAAAGTTTTAAGCACCTTTATTTTTTCTATTATTGTCTGCGCATTGCCTAATTTTTTCTGATTTTCTCTGGCTTCTATAAACTGCGTAGGATTACCTTCAATAAGCATTGAAGCCCCCTTAGAATCTAATATCACAGAGCGCCTTGAAGCACCTCTATAATGATGGCTTCCATACAAAAGGGCCTCTTGAGGCGTATTTTCTTCTATATATTCAGCCATAGCATCTGCCGCTAGTTTTTTAGAAGGAAGATGGCTTCCAAAGCTTAAATTATTAGGAAGAACCAATCTAGAAATATCATCTCCAACAAATGGAACTGCATCAAAAACGGGCCGTTTACAAACCAATAACACTAAAAAACAGGTAGACACTAACACTGGTAAAAACCAGTTACTTTTTAGTTTCTCATGCAAATACTGAAGCAAATAGGCCATAGCAAAAAACGATGGGATAATGGCTATTTTTTGACTTCTAATCAGTTGAAAAGAAAGCCTCAAATTCAAGTTCAAAATACGATTAACGAAACCTTCTACATAAACGCTAATAGACGGTAAGACGATTAAAATCACAGTGAGTAAAATGATGATTTTTGCGCGGTTATTCGATTCTTTATGGCTTCGGGATACCAGGTAATAAAGGATTACAGGTAGTATATAAAACAATGTTTTAAAATGTACCCATTGCTTTAAAAAAGTTATAGGCTCAGAAAACAACATTGGAATTCGTGCATTAAACGCTTGTGAAAAAGCATTCATATCGTAGGTAATATTGCTGGATGTCTTACCAAAATAGGTTAATATAAAGGGCAACATCCCTATTAACAAGGCTAGTAAAACACCAAGACTATTTTTAACCGTTACTTTACTTTTCTGTTTATAGACTATAACATATAAGACAATAAAAGAAAGATAGAGCAAGATCCCGCCTAATCCCGTTATGGGATGAAAATTAAAGACCAACCCTATTAAAAAAGCAGATAGAACGACTCTTAGAAATGAGGGTTTCAAAATTAAAAATGGAATAGGAAAAAAAGTAATGTATAAGGTTCTCGGCATCATGGTCCACAGATCTGCAATCCCCCATATTTCGAAGCCTGGCAGCCAGACAATACCTCTTACTAAAACAGAAATTAGTAAGGCGATCCAGAAATTGGATACAAATTTGTAAATAAGAAAAAACCATAAAACACCAAATAAAAGATGACAGATGCCATTCATAATATTTACAGACTGCACATAATCCTGATTTGTGAATTTCCCAAAAAACCGTAAGGATTGCACATAAAAAGGCGTGTAATACCGCACATTATCGATTGTATTTAGGTAAAGGTCTTTTTTAAATAGTTCAGGATTATCGAACTTTTGCGCTACTGGTATAATGTTTTGAATATCAGAAGACAAACTACTGTAATTCGCATTCAAATTACCTATAAAGAAGCCTAAAGCAATCGTTACATTTATTGCAATGACTAGAATAAGCTGTCTGGTTTCATTCTTTAGCATTTACGTTGCTTTTGGCGCTTTAGTAATATCGTAATGTATTGCTTGCAATAACAACTGAAAGCCAATAATAATGGTTAAAGTCACTAGCATGATGGTTCCTGTTGGCGCAAAAATGTCTTGACTGGAATAGAACCACCAGTTATATACGCCATAAATCAATCCGAATAAAAATAAAGGCGATCCAATTAAAATATAGATTGACGACATATTAAAATCGTAAACAAAATAGGATTTATAAATACGACTTACGAAGGTTTTTATCAATTGAGGCAAAAAAACAAACGGCATTTTCCAAACGACCATATTGGATTTTTCACCATTATAAACAGCTGGCATAGGTATATCTTTAATAACGGCTTCTTGAAAATACAATTGCGCAATTAGGGAGGTTTCAAAGTAATAACGATTGGCTATGGCTTCAAAATCTAAGCCTTTTAAGGTCTCTGTCTTAATGGCAAAAAAACCATTGGTTGGATCAAAATTATTCCAATAACCGGTAGCGGCTTTAGTTAAAAAAGACAAGCCCAAATTACCCACTTTTCTAAAAAAGGGCATTTTTCTCAAGGCTTTAAAATCTCTAAAGCGATTGCCTTTTGCGTAACTCGCTCTATTTTCAATTAAAGGTTTTACTAAATCTTTAATGTAAGTGGTATCCATCTGGTCATCGGCATCTACTTTAACAACAATAGCCATGCCATCGGCAATCGCTTTTGTAAATCCTGTTTTTGTAGCACCACCTACACCTAAATTCTTTTCGTTCTTAAGGTATTCTACATTTTTAAATGCATTTAGTGCTGTCTCAGGAAAAGGCTCTGGACTACAATCGTCTATAACATAGACTTTGGTGACCAAATCGGGTAATTTATTTAATACATCAACAATGTGTTTTGATGCATTATAATAAGGAATGACCACTGCTATGTTATTTTGGTTTTGCATTGTTAAAATAATATCTAGGCGCGATTAATAATACTGTTATGAGTATAAAGTAACCTAAAATAGTAAATACAGACCTATAAAGGTATAAATGTTCCCCGAAATATAAGGTAACAATCATGGCAAACACTAAGCCACTTAATACATTTTTGAGTCCACTTACTTTTCCAAATTTAACATATAAAAAAGACGTAAGCCATTTGATATAAATAAATAAACCAACGAGTCCAACTTCATTAATTAAACTGAGGTAAATATTGTGAGCAGAAGATGTAACTAGTAGTCTATTATTAACACCAATACCTATTGGGATGACATACGGATTTTTAGCAATATAGTTCAAATACATTACTACAAGTCTATCTCTTCCGGCCCCCAAGTCTTCATACAATTGACCAACATCTACATTTGCATCTTCCCCAGGAATGAATGTTGGTGCCGAGACTTTATTAATCACACGATTCTCTATCGTTGTAGTAATGGTTTCTATAAGTTCTAAGTTCAAAAAAAACGCGATGATTACTGCTAAAGACAAGACTACAGACAAGGCTAAAAACTTACGTGTTCTCATGATAAAAATATAACAGGAAAATACTATTAATGCGAGATAAGTGGTTCTAGAACCAGAAATCCCTATAACGGATAAGCTAGTCACCATGCATGTGATAATGAGTATTTTATTTACTTTTAATTGTTTCTGCATAAACAAACCAATGGCATAAACTAAAGAGATAAACATGGTCATGCCTAAAACAATCTTATTAGGGCCCAGGGTACCCGACAAAAAGCCACCATAAGCTTCTTTATAAACTGCGTTCCATAGAAAAGGCACAAACCCATAATGCTGTAAAAACACGAGTACAGCTTCCAATATGGCCAATATTAAAACGATGGAGGCGACTAAGTTATATTTTGATCGGTCTCGTAAATACATGGCTACTAATGCGCCGGTATAGAAGAAAACAACCATGTGGTAATAATATAAAACTGATTTAATAAACCATAGCGGCCTGCCTTTAAAAAGACTAAATAATAAGGTAAAAATCAAAGTAAAAGCACACCATAAAATAAAGGTATGCATGTGTTTTAGGTAAGCTTTAGAGCGGATATAAAATGAAATTAAGGGCCAATTATTATACAGTATAAAAAGAACTAAAAGTCCTGCAACATCAAACAATCGTAATTCATTATCGCCCTGTACACTATAATTTATAACGGGTAGATTATAAAAATAAGAAACAATCATAAGTAGTACTGCCACCCTTACATACAGAGGTTTGAACACTTGTTTTATACGCTTGTTTATGTATTCGGTTTTGGTCATTTATACAATTTGCTGATACTGAGCTATGAGGGTGTTCATTATTACACGTTCTGAAAAATGAGCCTTTACATGCCCTTTCAAATGTAATCCCTTTTTTTTTGCTGATTCCAAGTCGCAAATATACTTGATTATTGCCTGGCTTAATCGCGACGCATTTTCAGCAGGAATTAATTGACCTAAATGCGGACTTTCAATCACCCGTTTACAATCTCCAACATCACTTACTACCACAGGCAAACCGGCTAATCCATATTCTAATAACGCGATAGGCAGCCCTTCCGATTTTGAAGCTAATACAGCAATTGTAGATTGTTTCAAAATATTTGAAATGTCTGGCAAGCTTCCATAAATAAACGCTTGTTTTTCTAATTTTAAGCCTTTTATTCTATTATGAATGGCTTTAGAATACGCATCCTCAAAATCTTTCCCTACACAGTGTAAGCTCCATTCTGGATAAAGTGAATTTACTTTTTTAAAAGCCTCCAATAGCGTGAAATGATCCTTTTGTGGTCTTAAGTTTGCTAAATGGATGATTCGTTTTCCATCGCCCCCCTTTAAACTGGTAACCGCTTGGTTTGCATTTTCGATCGCAAAATTTGACAAATACATCACTTCTTTACACTTTAAATTTGTCTTCGCCCAAGCTTCTAAAGCGGTATTCACACTAAAAATTTGAGAAAAGTATCCAGAACAGATTTTTAATATTTTGAATGGGCGTTTTTCTAAAAACGCACTACCGCCATAATGATCATGCCATACTATTTTTAGTCGTTTATTAACTAATTTAAGCAACACTGCTAGAAAAAAAGAGGTAGAATGGGCATGAATAATTTCAATTTTATTTGATTTGATATAGTTGCTCAAGGTGCTAATCGCTTTAAGGTCGATTGCTTTTTTCTTGCTTAAAAATAAATAACCAACGTCTTTAGCAATACTTTCTTTTAACAACCCCTCTTCACGAGTCGCACACAAATAAGACGCAGTAATCTGCGAGGCCAAAGCATTAGCAATATTAACGGCCACGCGTTCTGCTCCTCCAGTATGTAATGAATCTATTAATTGTAAAACTCTCAAGGTACTATTTGTTTTTGGTTGTTGGTTGTTGGTTGTTGGTTGTTGGTTGTTTATATCTAATTTATGCCGTTTCACTTTTCACCCTTCACTTTTCACTTTTCACTTTTCACTATTCACTATTCACTATTCACTATTCACTTTTCACTATTCACTTTTCACTATTCAAAAGCTTAACAACTTCATGTTCAAACACATCTAATGTATACGCCTGTGACCACTCTAAAGCAGCCTCAGACATCAATTCTAAATCTCCTACATTCTCTATCGCTTTGCTAATTTGAGCTACTGCCGCTTCTAATTTTGGTTCGATTAATAAACCTCTTTTTCCATAATCCAACATATAGGGCACACATGAGATTTTTGTAACAATGGGTATGGCACCAAAAAACATGGCTTCTGCAATGGCTTTGGGCCAGCCTTCAGATTTTGAAGGTAATATAGAGAAATGTGCTTCCTTTAGGGCTTGCTTGACCACTGCTTTGGTTTGATTCCCATTAACTATCACAAAAGCACCCAGATTGTTTTCATGGATGTACTGTTCTAATGCTGGTCTTAAGGGGCCATCGCCAAATAACTCTAAGGACACGGATTTTCCTTGTTTATGCAGTTCTTCAACGATTTGAATCGCTAATAGTGGTCGTTTTCCTTTGACCAAACTCCCTACGAAAACAAACTTTAAAACAATAATGTAGTCTCGTATCGTACGCGTTTCAATTTCATCCTTTCCATAGGTCG
It contains:
- a CDS encoding glycosyltransferase family 2 protein, with amino-acid sequence MQNQNNIAVVIPYYNASKHIVDVLNKLPDLVTKVYVIDDCSPEPFPETALNAFKNVEYLKNEKNLGVGGATKTGFTKAIADGMAIVVKVDADDQMDTTYIKDLVKPLIENRASYAKGNRFRDFKALRKMPFFRKVGNLGLSFLTKAATGYWNNFDPTNGFFAIKTETLKGLDFEAIANRYYFETSLIAQLYFQEAVIKDIPMPAVYNGEKSNMVVWKMPFVFLPQLIKTFVSRIYKSYFVYDFNMSSIYILIGSPLFLFGLIYGVYNWWFYSSQDIFAPTGTIMLVTLTIIIGFQLLLQAIHYDITKAPKAT
- a CDS encoding glycosyltransferase family 4 protein; translated protein: MKFLVITNAPTLTQNGQLCAYAPYVIEMDVWTKYVKEFKVVSPNQYAQELLTLPFKKQPELVAISSLQFSTVNQFLLSLLKIPMVLFKLYKAMLWADHIHLRCPGNIGLLGCVVQLFFPKKPKTAKYAGNWDPGAQQPLSYRIQKWLLSNTTLTKNMQVLVYGDWPNKTKNIKPFFTATYGKDEIETRTIRDYIIVLKFVFVGSLVKGKRPLLAIQIVEELHKQGKSVSLELFGDGPLRPALEQYIHENNLGAFVIVNGNQTKAVVKQALKEAHFSILPSKSEGWPKAIAEAMFFGAIPIVTKISCVPYMLDYGKRGLLIEPKLEAAVAQISKAIENVGDLELMSEAALEWSQAYTLDVFEHEVVKLLNSEK
- a CDS encoding O-antigen ligase family protein, with the protein product MAVLLMIVSYFYNLPVINYSVQGDNELRLFDVAGLLVLFILYNNWPLISFYIRSKAYLKHMHTFILWCAFTLIFTLLFSLFKGRPLWFIKSVLYYYHMVVFFYTGALVAMYLRDRSKYNLVASIVLILAILEAVLVFLQHYGFVPFLWNAVYKEAYGGFLSGTLGPNKIVLGMTMFISLVYAIGLFMQKQLKVNKILIITCMVTSLSVIGISGSRTTYLALIVFSCYIFIMRTRKFLALSVVLSLAVIIAFFLNLELIETITTTIENRVINKVSAPTFIPGEDANVDVGQLYEDLGAGRDRLVVMYLNYIAKNPYVIPIGIGVNNRLLVTSSAHNIYLSLINEVGLVGLFIYIKWLTSFLYVKFGKVSGLKNVLSGLVFAMIVTLYFGEHLYLYRSVFTILGYFILITVLLIAPRYYFNNAKPK
- a CDS encoding glycosyltransferase family 4 protein; translation: MKRHKLDINNQQPTTNNQQPKTNSTLRVLQLIDSLHTGGAERVAVNIANALASQITASYLCATREEGLLKESIAKDVGYLFLSKKKAIDLKAISTLSNYIKSNKIEIIHAHSTSFFLAVLLKLVNKRLKIVWHDHYGGSAFLEKRPFKILKICSGYFSQIFSVNTALEAWAKTNLKCKEVMYLSNFAIENANQAVTSLKGGDGKRIIHLANLRPQKDHFTLLEAFKKVNSLYPEWSLHCVGKDFEDAYSKAIHNRIKGLKLEKQAFIYGSLPDISNILKQSTIAVLASKSEGLPIALLEYGLAGLPVVVSDVGDCKRVIESPHLGQLIPAENASRLSQAIIKYICDLESAKKKGLHLKGHVKAHFSERVIMNTLIAQYQQIV
- a CDS encoding glycosyltransferase family 4 protein, which gives rise to MKNLLYIGNKLSQKGKTVTTIETLSAALQAEGFRVKSVSKQTNKGLRLLEMLFSILKYAKKTDYVLIDTYSTQNFYYAYLCSQLCLLLNLKYIPILHGGNLPNRLKNNPTLSAAIFKNAWINIAPSGYIKAHFEAYGFTNIKIIPNAINIKKYEFQERKFDGIKLLWVRSFSRIYNPKLAVEVFHGLKLKGVAATLCMVGPDNDGSLEETKDYANRLNLDVTFTGKLSKKEWVALAKNETVFINTTNFDNMPVSIIEAMALGLPVISTNVGGLPFLIDDYKTGILVEPNNAEAFVNAIMQLINNPEETMLFVKNARLKVQGFDWAIVKKLWINTLS